Within Candidatus Binataceae bacterium, the genomic segment GCTTTGTGGATTATTTGGAGGAACGGGCCGAGCACGAGGAGGCCAGCGAGGCGCCGATCGCCGAAGAAGGTACCGAAGGGGTTCGGCTAATGACGGTCCATAGCGCCAAGGGGCTGGAATTCCCCATCGTGATTTTGGCCGATCCGACCTGCCGGGAAACCCGCGAGCCCTCGCGCTACGTCGATTCTACTCGCGGCCTGTGCGCGTTACGGCTGGCGGGTTGCGCGCCCGAGGAACTTATCGCGCATGCCCAGGACGAGGCCCGCCGGGATCGCGAGGAAGCCACCCGCGTGCTCTACGTTGCCGCCACCCGGGCCCGCGACCTGTTAGTGGTGACCGCGGTGGGCGACGACGATCCCGCCGCCGTCGAACCGCGTCAGGGATGGCTGGCCGGCCTGGCGCCGGCCATCTTCCCGCCCACCGCGCGACGCCGCACTCCGTTGCCGCAAACCGTCGCCGGGCTGCCCGCCTTTGGCGCCGACAGCGTGGCGGTGCGCAATCAGCGCGCACCCTCGTTTCAACGCTCGGTGGCGCCCGGCCTGCACCAAATAGACGGCGCTGATTATCGGGTGCTGTGGTGGGACCCGGCCCAGTTGGAACTGGATGTTCGCGAGACGATGGGCTTACGCCAAAGTCGCCTGTTGGAGGCCGATGACAATCTGATCCGATCCACTGCGGGTCGCCATTTATTCGAGGCGTGGCAAACCCGGCGCACGGAAATCCTGGCAGCCGGTGCGCGGCCCGCGCTAGCGGTGCAAAGTGCCACTGCACGGGCGCAAACGCAGCCGTTGGCAGTGGCCGAATCGGTTGCAATTGAGCAGATCCCGCGCCAGCCTGGCCGGCCTCATGGCCCGCGCTTTGGCACCCTGGTCCATCTGGTGATGCTACGGGTCGAGCTGACCGCGCCAGCCCTCCAGGTGGAGCGAGTCGCGCGAGGCGAGGGGCGGATGCTGGGAGCCAGTGAAGCTGAAATTGTTGCCGCTGCCCACGCGGTGTCGGCGGCTCTGACCTCGCCCCTGATGGCGCGGGCGGCGCGCGCGCGTGAGCTGCGGCGCGAGTGCGCGGTGCTGGCCCGGCTGGAGGGCGAGGAAGTGATCGAGGGGGTTGTCGATCTGGCATTTCTGGAGGGCGAAGAATGGATTGTGGTCGATTTCAAGACCGATATCGACCTGGCGCCCGCACTAGCGCATTATCGGACTCAGTTAGCTATCTATACCCAAGGGATTGCCGCCGCCAGCGGCCGTCGCGCGCGGGGCGTCCTGTTGTGGATTTGAGGGCGCGGGGGGCGGTGGTGTAGAGGGAACAGATTGGGTGCGAATGATACTTTACTGATAGTGGGCTATGGCTCGCTCCTTTCGGGCCACGGCTTGTTGACGGTCAGGCGCCAAGGTAAAAGCCGACTGTACGCGCGTCAAGCCTTTCCGCTGACGCTGACTAATGCTCGCCGCGGTCTGGCCAAGCCCACCAGCCATGGCCATTATTTGGCGATGGATATCGAGCCGCTTGACCCTACCCGCCCGATCCAAGCCCGCCATGGTCGTCGCAGCGCCGCGAACGAGTTCGGCGCCTTGGGGCTGGAGTTTGAGCGTCGATGGGCGCGCGATCTGGCGCGCCGCGAGGAGTACGACCCCGATGTGTTCGAGGAATTGATCGCGCGCGCCGATCGCGCGGGTCAAACGGTGGGGGAATATTTATTGGCGATCGCGCGCGCAAGCGGATTCGAGCCACTGGCCTATCGCCGCGCACTGGCTCAGCGGATCGGCTACACCTCTCCCGGCTACATCTTTCACCCGCTGCCGCTGGACGACGGGCAGGTGGCGTTGATTGCGATCGGATCGGGCTTCGAGGGCAGTGGCGATCCGGCAGTGCCCTCGCGCCGTCAGCAGGCCGTCATCGCCAATTTGATGACCCTGCCACAGGCGATGAAGTTTACCGGTGCGGTGTCAATCGACCCCGCCAGCCAGTTGGGCTACTTCGTCGAGTGTTTGCTGGGCGGGATGCATGGGCTGTGGGTGAGCGATCTGCTCGCGGGGCTGGAGGAGGCGCCTGAGCTGCGGAGTGCCCTGAGCCGCGTGCTGGCTGAGACCGCGGCCACCGAGCGCGAGCATTTCCTGGCTGCCAGTGGCCTCAGCCTGACCGCTTACCGGGAGCGCTTTGGGGCGGCTGAAGACCGCGGGCTGGCCGCGCTGTTGCGGGTGGACCGTTAGCGCTAGGAGTAAGCCATGTCTTTCTCGGTTCACGTTGCCAAGGAAAATTTCAAATTTTCCGCCGCCCATTTCATTGCCTACCCGGGCTTTCGCGAGGCGCTCCATGGCCACAACTACCAGGTTGGCGTACGACTGGGTGGGGAGCTGGGGGCCTCGGGCTATGTCCTTGACTTTGGCGTGGTCAAAGCCCTAACGCGCGAGATCGTGGGGCGGCTGGACGAGCGAATCCTCATCCCGATGCGCAGTGATTGCCTGCGAATCGAAGTTGCGCAGGGTCAGGTAAGCGTGGCCTACCAGGACGATAAATTCGTCTTTCCCCGCGCCGACGTCTGCCTGCTGCCGATCGTGCATAGCTCGGCCGAGGAATTGGCGCGTTATATCTGGGGCGAGTTGCGCCAGTTGTTGGCGCAGCGGCAGGCCCTGGGCGGAATCGAGCAGATGGAGGTGTCGGTGGCGGAGGGGCCGGGTCAGGCGGCAATATACCGGGCGTCATTGTAAAAAAATCACATTTTTGTCTCCCGCTTTTTTTATCTGAGCAGACCTTTGAGCTTCCAAGTTCTCTACGGCGTGACGAACATGTGAAAGCGCGCGCCAACGTGCCTTGTCCCCTTCCTAAGTCTCGTGATTAGATTGCTGCCGTCGCTTTCTTGTAAGGGGGGAACTGATTGGCGTGGCGACAGGGCTAAAAACTGCGGAAGCACGGGTACGCTTGCCGGCGGCACGCGTGCTCGTAGGTGAGCATCCTCAAACCGTCCAACTACGGGCATTGATCGAACGGCTGGCGCGCACCGACGCCACCGTCCTGATAACCGGTGAGAGCGGGACGGGCAAGGAAGTGGTGGCGCGCGCCATTCACAGCCTGTCCGGCCGGCTGGCGCATCCGTTTGTCCCAGTCAATTGCGCGGCGATTCCACATGAGTTACTGGAATCGGAGATGTTCGGGCACGAGCGCGGCGCCTTCACCGGAGCCATTGCGCCGCGCCAGGGGCTGTTCAACATGGCCGCCGGTGGCACGCTGTTTTTGGATGAGATCAGCGAGATGCCGCTGATGCTGCAGGCCAAGCTGTTGCGGGTGCTGGAGGATCGCCTGGTACGGCCGCTGGGGGCGGATCGTTCGGCTCCCATCGACGTACGCGTGATCGCTGCCAGCAACAAGGACTTGGCGCTGGCGGTGCGCAAGGGCAGCTTTCGCGAGGACCTCTTCTACCGTCTGCAGGTGGTGCCCATTCACATCCCGCCCCTGCGCGAGCGGCGCTCGGATATCCCGCTTTTGATCGATTTTTTCCTGGAGCGGATGCGGGGTCGGTTCGCCGGCCGCCAATGGACTATCAGCAAGGAGGCTCTGGTCCATCTGTGGTCATACGATTGGCCAGGCAATGTGCGCGAGTTAGAGAACATGGTTGAGCGGCTGGCCATTCTCAGCGAAGGGCCGGTAATCGAGGCCGCGGCGCTGCCACCCAACCTGATCGCCAGCGTGCATGCGGTGGAGACCCACCTGCCCGCCGAGCTGAACGAGGGCGCGATCAATCTGACCCAGTTGGTGCATGAGTTCGAGGGGCGCTTGATTAACGAGGCCCTACGCCGAACCAACGGCAACAAACAGGCTGCCGCGCGCCTGCTGAGCCTCAAGCGCACTACTTTTTCGGCCAAGCTGCGGCGCTGCGGCGTATGCGACGGCGGTCCAGGCATGGTCGCGGTGAGTAAGGGGGACAAATCATGATGCTCAGGCATCCTGCCCGCATTCTGGTCGTGGACGACGATCCGGACACGGTCGACATCTTAAGTCGCCACCTGCAGCGCGAGGGCTTTGTGGCGATCGAAGCGCCTTCGGGGGCCGATTGCCTGCGCATCGTGCGGGAGAGTGAAGTCGACGTAATTTTGCTGGATCTGATGATGCCCGAGATGGACGGCTTTCAGGTCTGCAAGGCCCTCAAGCAGGACCCGGCCACGGCCACGTTGCCCATTATCCTGGTCACCGCGCGCGACGACATCGAGGCCCGTGCCGAAGGGATTCGCCTGGGGGTGAGCGAGTTTTTGCCCAAACCCTTCTCGCGCCGCCAACTCATTGCGCGTATCAACTCACAACTGGACATCCTCCAAGTCGCCCGCACGACCACCGCCGTGCTCGAGCGGTTGGCGCAAGGCGAGAACTGAAGTTGCCGCTTCGGCCCGGCCGGCAGGGGACCCGCCGGACCGAAGCGGCCCAGCGGGGGTCGCCGCGCGTTTACAACGCGCGCACTTCAGCCATTCATTCGCGCTCGTGGCGAGCCAGCTTGTTCAGTGCGGACAGGGCCAGCAAAGTGGGCACCCACAGCCCCACGAAGATCGCTTCCTCGCGCTTGCGAGCGGTAAACAGCCAAATGGCGGCGCCTACCGCCGCCGCGGTAACCACATAGAACGGGGTAAGACTGGGATTAGCAAACGCCTCGCGCGCCTCCTCGGCTAACGAACGCGCGCTCAGGGCGGCTAAGCTTTTGGCTCCCTTCATGCTTATTTTGCGCGTGCCTTCTAAAACCGCTTGTTTGGCGTCCATGGATTTCCTCCCTGCTTGATGGAGAGAGACCCAGCGGGGAAAAGGTGAGCAGCAGCAAGTCTCTAAGCCCTTAATTCAATGCTGGATAAGCTAGAGCGCTGTGTCAATTATAAATTCGGCCGTACCCTCAGGGTGAGAAATTTCACCTCTCCCTCCCGCAGAGTGCCTAAGCGGGTTGCGCCGATGGGCATCTCCGTTGCACAATTCCACTGCTTGGACGGCGAAGGAGAGACGGCGATGGCGGTAAACTGTCCGCGTTGTGGTGCGACAATGCCGCAGGGCAGCGTCACCTGCCCTTCCTGTGGCGCGACGCTCGGTGCCAAGGCCTCACCCAGCAACGTGGTGGCCGCAATCAGCTATGTCGGCTTCGCGGTAACAGGGGTGATTTTTCTGCTGTTGGAACCTTACCGCAATGACGAGCAGGTCCGCTTTCACGCCCGCCAATCGATTGCCTTTACGGTGGCCTGGAT encodes:
- a CDS encoding 6-carboxytetrahydropterin synthase, whose translation is MSFSVHVAKENFKFSAAHFIAYPGFREALHGHNYQVGVRLGGELGASGYVLDFGVVKALTREIVGRLDERILIPMRSDCLRIEVAQGQVSVAYQDDKFVFPRADVCLLPIVHSSAEELARYIWGELRQLLAQRQALGGIEQMEVSVAEGPGQAAIYRASL
- a CDS encoding sigma-54 dependent transcriptional regulator, which encodes MATGLKTAEARVRLPAARVLVGEHPQTVQLRALIERLARTDATVLITGESGTGKEVVARAIHSLSGRLAHPFVPVNCAAIPHELLESEMFGHERGAFTGAIAPRQGLFNMAAGGTLFLDEISEMPLMLQAKLLRVLEDRLVRPLGADRSAPIDVRVIAASNKDLALAVRKGSFREDLFYRLQVVPIHIPPLRERRSDIPLLIDFFLERMRGRFAGRQWTISKEALVHLWSYDWPGNVRELENMVERLAILSEGPVIEAAALPPNLIASVHAVETHLPAELNEGAINLTQLVHEFEGRLINEALRRTNGNKQAAARLLSLKRTTFSAKLRRCGVCDGGPGMVAVSKGDKS
- a CDS encoding response regulator; translated protein: MMLRHPARILVVDDDPDTVDILSRHLQREGFVAIEAPSGADCLRIVRESEVDVILLDLMMPEMDGFQVCKALKQDPATATLPIILVTARDDIEARAEGIRLGVSEFLPKPFSRRQLIARINSQLDILQVARTTTAVLERLAQGEN
- a CDS encoding zinc-ribbon domain-containing protein; the encoded protein is MAVNCPRCGATMPQGSVTCPSCGATLGAKASPSNVVAAISYVGFAVTGVIFLLLEPYRNDEQVRFHARQSIAFTVAWIAFSIIMGVFVGVMPGFISRIFMIIEDVGHIAFALMWVYLIYQAYTGNRFRVPVLGDWADAIPL